The Lacerta agilis isolate rLacAgi1 chromosome 5, rLacAgi1.pri, whole genome shotgun sequence genome has a segment encoding these proteins:
- the CHST2 gene encoding LOW QUALITY PROTEIN: carbohydrate sulfotransferase 2 (The sequence of the model RefSeq protein was modified relative to this genomic sequence to represent the inferred CDS: inserted 3 bases in 3 codons; deleted 1 base in 1 codon) — protein MKVFRRKALVLCLGYVLLLLLTMLNLLDYKWHKGPQQCSEPLPARRTPYPQQLPYYTYQSRSDTRALYGPPVPLVRKRQXVYIFTTWRSGSSFFGELFNQNPEVFFLYEPVWHVWQKLYPGDAVSLQGAARDMLSSLYRCDLSVFQLYSTAGAGKNLTTGHFGAATNKVICSSPLCPAYRKEVVGMVDDKLCKKCPPQQLHLLQEECLKYHTLVIKGVRVFELALKVIHLVRDPRAVASSRIKSXHGLIRESLQVVRSRDPRIHRMPFLDAGHKLNSKKEGGGGSDYHALGAMEVICGSMAKTLQTALHPPDWLKGNYMAVRYEDLVVDPIKTLRQVYGFINLAVSPEMEXFALNMTSGPGYSSKPFVVSARNASQAVNAWRTALSFLQIKQVEEYCHQPMAILGYERVNGPEEVKDLSKTLLRKPRFEWAAPFRRKGLDWRVGYNFVENYVYLRDREQAKRGSFVRTLSLEEDHYNPSGTIEDNTHPCSLLGCQ, from the exons ATGAAGGTGTTCCGCAGGAAGGCGCTGGTGCTGTGCCTGGGCTATGTGCTCCTTCTGCTCCTGACGATGCTCAACTTGCTGGACTATAAGTGGCACAAGGGGCCTCAGCAGTGCAGCGAGCCCTTGCCCGCCCGCCGCACCCCCTACCCTCAGCAGCTGCCTTATTACACCTACCAGTCCCGGTCGGACACTCGAGCCCTCTACGGGCCCCCCGTGCCCCTCGTCCGCAAGAGGC CTGTCTACATCTTCACCACGTGGCGGTCCGGGTCCTCCTTCTTCGGGGAGCTCTTCAACCAGAACCCGGAGGTCTTCTTCCTCTACGAGCCGGTTTGGCACGTGTGGCAGAAACTGTACCCGGGCGACGCCGTCTCCCTGCAAGGCGCGGCACGGGACATGCTGAGTTCCCTGTACCGCTGCGACCTCTCcgtcttccagctctacagcacGGCTGGGGCAGGGAAGAACCTCACCACTGGGCATTTTGGGGCGGCCACCAACAAAGTGATCTGCTCCTCGCCGCTGTGCCCAGCCTACCGCAAGGAAGTGGTGGGCATGGTGGATGACAAGCTGTGCAAGAAGTGCCCTCCGCAGCAGCTGCACCTCCTCCAGGAAGAGTGCCTCAAGTATCACACTCTGGTCATCAAGGGCGTGCGGGTCTTCGAATTGGCGCTCAAAGTT ATCCACTTGGTCCGGGACCCCCGCGCAGTGGCCAGCTCCAGGATCAAGT CCCATGGGCTGATCCGTGAGAGCCTGCAGGTGGTGAGGAGCAGGGACCCCCGGATCCATCGCATGCCCTTCCTAGATGCTGGCCACAAGCTGAACAGCAAGAAGGAAGGGGGAGGTGGCTCCGACTACCACGCCTTAGGGGCCATGGAGGTGATCTGCGGGAGCATGGCCAAGACCTTGCAAACTGCGTTGCACCCGCCCGATTGGCTGAAGGGTAACTACATGGCCGTCCGCTATGAGGACCTGGTAGTGGACCCCATCAAGACTTTGCGGCAGGTGTACGGGTTTATCAATCTGGCGGTGAGCCCGGAGATGG AGTTTGCTCTCAACATGACCAGTGGGCCTGGGTACTCTTCCAAGCCCTTTGTGGTTTCTGCCAGGAATGCTAGCCAGGCAGTGAATGCTTGGAGGACAGCGCTAAGTTTTCTGCAGATCAAGCAAGTTGAGGAGTATTGCCACCAGCCCATGGCCATTCTAGGCTATGAGAGAGTCAATGGCCCAGAAGAAGTCAAGGACCTCAGCAAAACCTTGCTCAGGAAGCCAAGGTTTGAATGGGCTGCACCCTTCCGCAGAAAGGGGTTGGATTGGAGAGTGGGTTACAACTTTGTTGAGAATTATGTTTACCTGAGAGACAGAGAGCAAGCAAAACGTGGCTCTTTTGTGAGGACACTTAGCCTTGAAGAAGACCACTACAATCCTTCAGGGACTATTGAGGATAACACACATCCATGTTCATTGCTGGGCTGtcaataa